A section of the Pan paniscus chromosome 7, NHGRI_mPanPan1-v2.0_pri, whole genome shotgun sequence genome encodes:
- the LOC129395849 gene encoding neutrophil defensin 1, with translation MRTLAILAAILLVALQAQAEPLQARADEVAAAPEQIPADNPEVVVSLAWDESLAPKHPGSRKNVACYCRIPACLAGERRYGTCIYQGRLWAFCC, from the exons ATGAGGACCCTCGCCATCCTTGCTGCCATTCTCCTGGTGGCCCTGCAGGCCCAGGCTGAGCCACTCCAGGCAAGAGCTGATGAGGTTGCTGCAGCCCCGGAGCAGATTCCAGCGGACAACCCAGAAGTGGTTGTTTCCCTTGCATGGGACGAAAGCTTGGCTCCAAAGCATCCAG GCTCAAGGAAAAACGTGGCCTGCTATTGCAGAATACCAGCGTGCCTTGCAGGAGAACGTCGCTATGGAACCTGCATCTACCAGGGAAGACTCTGGGCATTCTGCTGCTGA